TAAAATACGGTATTTTAATTCTTGTCCCTTTGGTTTTGAATGCTACAGCACTTAAACAGGCAATTGGAATGATCCATAACGCTCTGGTCAATTTTACGGTTGTCGCAACCTGTAGTGCTTCATTACCGTACTTACTTGCCGCACCAACGACAGAACTGGTATCCTGTATGGCAACCGCACACCATAAACCAAATTGCGTCTGGCTGAGATCAAGCAAATGACCGACGACAGGAAATACAAATAAAGCAATGGCATTTAGTACAAATATGGCCCCTAACGCCACACTTACTTGCTTTTCATTGGCTTTTATCGTCGGTGAAACCGCAGCAATGGCACTTCCTCCACAAATGGCAGTGCCAACAGAAATCAAATAAGCGGTCACCTTTTCCAACTTGAGTAACCTACCCAATAGATAGCCCAATGATAATGTTCCGAGAATAGAAATAACGGTTAACACAAACCCCTGCTTACCCGTTTGGATAGCTGTATCGATATTCATTCCAAATCCAAGTCCAACCACAGAAATCTGTAACAAAATCTGTGTTGCCCTGTGATTGACTGCCAGAAAGGGGTGACCAATCCATTGCGCCACAATAATACCCAAAAGTAAGGCAAGAGGGGCCGATACAAATGGGGTAAGACATAATACAAATAGGAGTATAAAAATGATTTCCCGAACGGAGACCTTATGATTGAGCAGCTGCTTATAACGAATTGCCGTATTTATTTTTTTGTCCATGACAATGATGCTTTGATTTGGTACAAAATTGAATAACTCTCAATTATTTTAAAAGACACAATTACAAATGAGTCATAACAATTGGTTATAACAGACAACTGCATTTTAACCAAAATAATTAAAGGATACGCTATTAAAATGAAAGAATCCTTCCCATTAGAACATTAAAGTATTACGATAAATGATTATATTTCAACGAGGTTATTCATAGGAATTAAACTTGACTTAATAATTATATACCGATGACACTGACAGCCATTCATCCCAAACTGCCCATGCGCAACAAAACCATCACAAAAGATTTTTATCTACATAAACTTGGATTTTCATTATGTGGAGCAGTCGATTACGAAGGTTACCTGATGCTAAAAAAAGACCATATTGAAATTCATTTTTTTGAATTCCAAGAACTTCCACCAGAAGAAAATTATGGTATGGTTTATATACGCACAGACGACATTGATTGTCTGTATCAGTCTTTTCAAGAAAATCACGTTGAGATTCACCCTAATGGCAAACTTGAGATTAAGCCCTGGGGTCAGCGGGAGTTTTCGATTTTAGATCCCGACAGTAATCTACTCACCTTTGGCGCCGATGCTTAAATAGCGAAAAGCCCACTAAAGATTGCTAAAAATCAGCAAAGATCCATAGTGGGCTTGGTATTGTTCGTATGGGTTCTTAGCCAAAAAGGTCTGAACTCAAATAGCGGTCACCTCGGTCACAGGCAATAAATACAATAAGGCCTTCGTCGATTTCATTTGCAATTTTAAGTGCTCCTGCAAAAGCTCCACCGGTGCTCATTCCTGCAAAAACCCCTTCACGCTTAACAAGTTCCCGGGCAAGCGCTGTTGCCTCCTGTTGGGATATATCGATAACGCGATCTACCCTGCTTGGATCAAAAATCTTAGGCAGATAGGCTTCGGGCCAACGCCGTATGCCTGGTATGGAAGATTCAGGAGTGGGCTGACAGCCTACGATCTGAATGGCTGCATTTTTTTCCTTCAAATAGATGGAATTTCCCATAATTGTCCCCGTAGTCCCCATGGCGCTTACAAAATGTGTAATCTTCCCCGCAGTATCACGCCAGATTTCAGGTCCCGTTGTTTTGATATGTGCTTCGTAGTTATCTGGATTTGCAAATTGATTCAATATAAAATAGCCTTCTTTTTCGGCCTTTTCTTCTGCATAATCGCGACATATTTCCATGGATTCCAATAAAGTAACTTTCGCCCCGTAAGCCTCCATCGTAAGCGTTCGCTCCCGCGTTGAAGAAGCTGGCATCACAAGCTCGAGGTTAAGTCCATATATACCGGCGATCATAGCAAGTGCGATCCCCGTATTACCGCTCGTTGCCTCGATCAATTTACTATCTTTTGTAATATCGCCCCGCTCCATCGCCGAACGGATCATATTGAGTGCTGCACGATCTTTCACCGAGCCCGCAGGATTATTACCCTCCATTTTTGCAAAGATCCGCACCTTGGGATTTGTATGAAATTGTGTAATCTCGACTAAGGGTGTATTTCCTATGGTATCTATGATATTTCCCATGGTATCTATATTATTGGTTTTGAATCTATAAATTTTGATGTAGCCTGATGGTATACGGTGGTGTAAGGCTCGACAGAACTTGTCAACCAGACATTCCCGCCAATGACCGAATGATGGCCGATGTGTGTTTCGCCGCCCAGGATTGTGGCTCCAGAGTAGATAATAACATGATCGCCAATTGTCGGGTGGCGTTTTACATTGGAAAACACCTTATCCACACTCAGGGCCCCCAGGGTTACACCCTGATAAAGTTTCACATAATTACCGATGGTGCAGGTTTCGCCGATAACCAATCCGGTGCCATGGTCAATATGCAGATGATGGCCTATTGTTGCTCCAGGATGGATATCAATTCCCGTTTTGGAATGCGCATGTTCTGTCAATATGCGCGGTATCAAAGGAACACCCAGGCGATGTAGTTCGTTCGCCATCCGGAAAATACAGATCGCAAAGAAACCGGGATAAGTACGTACAACCTCTCTTTTATTCTGTGCTGCAGGATCGCCATCCATCAATGCATCTGCATCCCAGCACATCAATTCATAAAGTTGTGGAATCCGTTCAAAAAACTGGTGCGCTACTTCCGAGTGATTGCAGCTTTGACAAGCTTTGGATTTGCTCAGGAGCTGCTCAAGCTCCAATTCAAATTGTTCAAAAGCGAGCTTCACATCATCGACCGATTTCATCTCGCTAGAATTTCGTTCGGGGAAGAGCACATCCACAATTCGGATAGCCCAGCCGCAGATCTTCTTGTTAGAAGGCATTTCTAGAACAGCCAATTGCTGTTCATAGATATGTTGATAAAAATCATGCATCTTCACTAGTTTATTAAAACAAATATACTATACAATATTGATAGATTAAGCCTTATTATCAAAACTTAGCCCCATTGCCGATCATTGAGCTCATTTGATGAGCAGAGCATATCTTTTAGCTTAGCG
The DNA window shown above is from Sphingobacterium thalpophilum and carries:
- a CDS encoding putative sulfate exporter family transporter; the protein is MDKKINTAIRYKQLLNHKVSVREIIFILLFVLCLTPFVSAPLALLLGIIVAQWIGHPFLAVNHRATQILLQISVVGLGFGMNIDTAIQTGKQGFVLTVISILGTLSLGYLLGRLLKLEKVTAYLISVGTAICGGSAIAAVSPTIKANEKQVSVALGAIFVLNAIALFVFPVVGHLLDLSQTQFGLWCAVAIQDTSSVVGAASKYGNEALQVATTVKLTRALWIIPIACLSAVAFKTKGTRIKIPYFIGLFVLAVILTSYIPFFQYIGGYVVSISKMGLTLTLFLIGASLSREVLLAVGFKAILQGVVLWLGLSIPVLVYIYFCL
- a CDS encoding VOC family protein, which translates into the protein MTLTAIHPKLPMRNKTITKDFYLHKLGFSLCGAVDYEGYLMLKKDHIEIHFFEFQELPPEENYGMVYIRTDDIDCLYQSFQENHVEIHPNGKLEIKPWGQREFSILDPDSNLLTFGADA
- the cysM gene encoding cysteine synthase CysM codes for the protein MGNIIDTIGNTPLVEITQFHTNPKVRIFAKMEGNNPAGSVKDRAALNMIRSAMERGDITKDSKLIEATSGNTGIALAMIAGIYGLNLELVMPASSTRERTLTMEAYGAKVTLLESMEICRDYAEEKAEKEGYFILNQFANPDNYEAHIKTTGPEIWRDTAGKITHFVSAMGTTGTIMGNSIYLKEKNAAIQIVGCQPTPESSIPGIRRWPEAYLPKIFDPSRVDRVIDISQQEATALARELVKREGVFAGMSTGGAFAGALKIANEIDEGLIVFIACDRGDRYLSSDLFG
- a CDS encoding serine O-acetyltransferase — its product is MHDFYQHIYEQQLAVLEMPSNKKICGWAIRIVDVLFPERNSSEMKSVDDVKLAFEQFELELEQLLSKSKACQSCNHSEVAHQFFERIPQLYELMCWDADALMDGDPAAQNKREVVRTYPGFFAICIFRMANELHRLGVPLIPRILTEHAHSKTGIDIHPGATIGHHLHIDHGTGLVIGETCTIGNYVKLYQGVTLGALSVDKVFSNVKRHPTIGDHVIIYSGATILGGETHIGHHSVIGGNVWLTSSVEPYTTVYHQATSKFIDSKPII